One region of Mucilaginibacter gotjawali genomic DNA includes:
- a CDS encoding patatin-like phospholipase family protein, producing MKQKAALVLSGGGARGIAHIGVIEELVKKGFDITSIAGTSMGAVVGGVYALGKMEEYKNWLYTLDKIKLFSLVDFTLSSQGLVKGDKLLNTVKTFIPDANIEDLKIPYAAVAADIIHKKEVVFTTGSLFEAIRASMAIPTVFTPVKFDDGLLIDGGIINNMPINRIKRTPGDILIAVNVNADIPVEKPPVEKTETAATQSTYQKKLRDFYNQLHILHPSGNEEKSNGEEKLGYFNLINKTLSFMTYHITQMTLENYSPDILVDVSRHSCGTFDFYRAEEMVELGRYAAIKCLAAYNPA from the coding sequence ATGAAACAGAAAGCGGCATTAGTATTATCAGGAGGTGGCGCGCGGGGAATAGCCCACATTGGCGTTATTGAAGAATTGGTAAAGAAGGGATTTGATATCACCTCAATTGCAGGAACCTCTATGGGTGCGGTAGTTGGCGGGGTTTATGCGCTCGGCAAAATGGAGGAATATAAAAACTGGCTCTATACCCTTGATAAAATAAAACTCTTTAGCCTGGTTGATTTTACGCTTAGTTCGCAGGGGTTGGTTAAAGGCGACAAACTGCTTAATACTGTAAAAACATTTATCCCGGATGCAAATATTGAAGACCTGAAAATTCCCTATGCAGCGGTAGCGGCCGATATCATACATAAAAAAGAAGTTGTTTTTACCACAGGCAGTTTATTTGAGGCCATACGGGCATCCATGGCTATACCCACTGTTTTTACGCCCGTAAAGTTTGATGACGGCCTGCTTATCGATGGCGGCATCATTAATAATATGCCTATCAATCGTATAAAAAGAACGCCTGGCGATATATTGATTGCTGTGAATGTAAATGCCGATATCCCTGTTGAAAAGCCTCCGGTTGAAAAAACCGAAACGGCGGCCACACAATCCACCTATCAAAAAAAACTCCGGGATTTTTACAACCAGCTGCATATTTTGCATCCATCGGGCAACGAAGAAAAATCCAATGGCGAAGAAAAATTAGGATACTTCAACCTGATCAATAAAACACTCAGTTTCATGACCTATCATATCACACAGATGACGCTGGAAAACTATTCACCTGATATTTTGGTAGATGTTTCACGGCACTCCTGTGGTACGTTTGATTTTTACAGGGCCGAAGAAATGGTTGAACTTGGAAGATACGCTGCCATCAAATGCCTTGCAGCCTATAACCCTGCGTAA
- a CDS encoding isocitrate lyase/PEP mutase family protein: MNFQPDSAQLTKAQAFKDLHERAGIFVVPNPWDAGSAKMLQSIGFKALATTSAGLAFSLGKADGEGSVTLQETLENARSIVAAVNVPVSADLENGYGIDPEVCAETILLAARAGLAGGSIEDTTGRPEYPILPFDLSVERVKAAVKAAKSLPFPFMLTARAENLIYGRPDLKDTIKRLEAFADAGADVLFAPGIKTPEEIALVVKAVAPRPVNVVMGLNNCNLSLTQLEDLGVKRVSLGSSLARAAYSAFINGAKEILQHGTFNFASDTIPYDEINKLFK, from the coding sequence ATGAATTTTCAGCCGGACAGTGCCCAGTTGACAAAAGCACAAGCTTTTAAAGATCTGCATGAGCGTGCAGGTATTTTTGTTGTTCCAAATCCATGGGACGCGGGTTCGGCAAAAATGCTGCAAAGTATCGGGTTTAAGGCCCTGGCTACAACAAGTGCAGGTCTTGCCTTTTCATTGGGGAAAGCTGACGGAGAAGGTTCCGTTACCCTTCAGGAGACGTTGGAAAATGCCAGGAGCATCGTTGCTGCAGTAAATGTCCCTGTTTCAGCTGATCTTGAAAATGGCTACGGTATTGATCCGGAAGTTTGTGCAGAAACTATTTTGCTTGCCGCCCGGGCGGGTCTGGCAGGTGGCTCAATTGAGGATACCACGGGTCGCCCGGAGTATCCGATCCTGCCTTTTGATCTTTCGGTAGAGCGGGTTAAAGCTGCTGTAAAAGCTGCAAAAAGCCTTCCCTTTCCGTTTATGTTAACCGCCAGGGCCGAAAATTTGATCTATGGCAGGCCGGATCTTAAAGACACTATAAAACGGCTGGAAGCATTTGCTGACGCGGGCGCGGATGTGCTTTTTGCACCGGGCATAAAAACGCCAGAAGAAATTGCTTTAGTGGTAAAAGCGGTGGCCCCGCGGCCTGTTAATGTTGTTATGGGGTTAAATAATTGCAATTTATCGCTGACGCAGTTGGAAGACCTTGGGGTTAAGCGCGTTAGTCTTGGTTCATCGCTTGCAAGGGCAGCCTATAGCGCCTTTATTAATGGTGCAAAAGAGATATTGCAGCATGGAACCTTTAATTTCGCCAGCGATACCATACCATATGACGAAATCAATAAGCTATTTAAATAG
- a CDS encoding DUF779 domain-containing protein — protein sequence MDNTARIAASPEAIELIERLRNEYGELMFHQSGGCCDGSQPMCFEKGEFRVGESDVYLGDVAGCGFFMARDQFEYWQHTHLTLDVTKGRGSSFSLEIPLGLRFMIRSRLFSDEEAAHMSPVISGEAYLERR from the coding sequence ATGGACAACACAGCAAGAATAGCAGCAAGCCCGGAAGCAATTGAATTGATTGAGCGCTTACGCAATGAATATGGTGAGCTAATGTTTCATCAAAGCGGCGGCTGTTGCGACGGCTCGCAACCCATGTGTTTTGAAAAAGGCGAATTCAGGGTTGGCGAAAGCGATGTTTATTTGGGCGATGTGGCCGGCTGTGGTTTTTTTATGGCCCGCGATCAGTTTGAATACTGGCAGCATACCCACCTCACCCTTGATGTTACCAAGGGCCGGGGCTCAAGTTTTTCGCTCGAAATCCCCCTCGGTTTGCGGTTTATGATCCGGTCGAGGCTTTTTAGTGATGAGGAGGCAGCACATATGTCGCCTGTTATTTCGGGGGAGGCATATCTGGAACGACGATAA
- a CDS encoding AraC family transcriptional regulator: MQQKFKPQLVPLQAEKDLKTLVENRSVYTMQHCELNVFETRQQSEKVKLVFDDMVLTTMLRGKKVMHLFGSEHFDYLPGESVIVPDKEEMIIDFPEADLLNPTQCIALAVEATMLKDTLNLLNEKYPKTEKQESWNIDISCFHLQNSLEITSAVNRLINISTENIAGKDVLVDFTLKELLIRLMQTQARKLILDSYNNYTATNRFASAVQYIKAHISEEITIDTLSNLCCMSKPTFFRCFKREFGISPVDFILHERIKIACTMLRDQNVTISEACYAVGINNLSYFFKLFKRIEGKTPNEFRKGLN; this comes from the coding sequence ATGCAGCAGAAGTTTAAACCTCAGCTAGTGCCCCTGCAGGCCGAAAAGGACCTGAAAACCCTTGTGGAGAACAGGTCTGTTTATACCATGCAGCATTGTGAGCTGAATGTGTTTGAGACCAGGCAGCAATCAGAAAAAGTAAAGCTTGTTTTTGATGACATGGTGCTCACTACCATGTTGCGCGGTAAAAAAGTGATGCACCTTTTTGGTTCCGAGCATTTTGATTATTTGCCGGGCGAATCGGTAATTGTACCGGATAAGGAGGAAATGATCATCGACTTCCCTGAAGCAGACCTGCTAAACCCTACGCAATGCATTGCCCTGGCTGTTGAGGCAACTATGCTGAAGGATACGCTGAACCTGCTCAACGAAAAATATCCCAAAACCGAAAAGCAGGAGAGCTGGAATATTGATATCTCCTGCTTCCACCTCCAGAATTCATTGGAAATTACTTCGGCAGTAAACAGGCTGATCAACATCAGTACCGAAAATATTGCGGGGAAAGACGTCTTGGTTGATTTTACGCTGAAAGAACTGCTCATCCGCCTGATGCAAACCCAGGCCCGTAAACTGATCCTCGACAGCTATAATAACTACACGGCCACCAACCGTTTTGCATCTGCGGTGCAATACATAAAGGCGCATATCAGTGAAGAAATTACCATAGATACGCTTAGCAACCTTTGCTGTATGAGCAAGCCAACGTTTTTCAGGTGTTTTAAACGTGAATTTGGGATAAGCCCGGTGGATTTTATTTTGCACGAGCGGATAAAAATTGCCTGCACTATGTTACGCGACCAGAATGTAACCATTAGTGAGGCCTGCTACGCAGTGGGGATAAACAATTTAAGCTACTTTTTTAAATTGTTTAAACGGATTGAAGGCAAAACGCCAAACGAATTCCGCAAGGGGTTGAATTAA
- a CDS encoding glycoside hydrolase family 2 protein, with the protein MKKAFYSVAFALIITSFIPACLFAQSVSVKQVKLTNFDLQSSSQVNASGEELSGSNYQYKGYWFPVKVPSTVLTGLVANHIYPDPYQGLNNMLIPDASDQFNKEYNLEQYSYLPNEPNPWKKPYWYRTTFKVPAGDKGRHFQLIFKGINYRAAVWVNGKQIADSTQMAGMFAEYNLDVTNAIITGGENALAVKIYPLDYAGYPAKEQLQALGPFFENGGPSGDIGKNVTMLCSVGWDWIPPVRDRNMGIWQPVYLRTTGAVTIGRPKLVTELPNLPDTSVARLSLNLSLLNHSSALQKGKLTISIKPENFAGLPVQFTQDETVAANGVSIVDLNADKISQLLIHQPHLWWPNGYGKANLYRIRLQFADGNGIADDTSFVFGIRTASSTATNVRGFVRRDFYVNGKKVHLNGGAWVPDMMVNRDSARYDYEMHLCRNANVNLVRIWGGGVTPPDAFWNAADKYGEMVWSDFWVTGDTQGEFKGSPDWPLEGNVFIKNVVSTIYRIRNHPSLLVWTGGNEGHARKELYDAMRDNIIALDGTRPFIPSSSGYAKLPAGWKGSYPDDMPSGVYSGGPYQWEDPKVYYKKADFGGDWVFKDETGIPSQPPYTTLAKTIPDLVWDTKLPYPLNNSWGYHDACTGAAQYDKYYNEMVKRYGQPSTLVNFSDKMQLMNWVGYQGIFEAAGHKLNETGGVMLWKLNSALPSVVWQIYDWYLEPNAGYYAMQNAVEPLHIQFNQDDSTAAVINRLHHATGLLTAKADIYDINSRLVKTFTVNHIGLAEAGTQEVIPLKGILKTAKGVSFVVLNLTNAAGKTVSHNVYWMAPGDDLTGFNSLQPAQVQVKVIKAEKGTGESKWTLQFTNNTDKIAFFVRPQLMENGEEVMPSYWTGSYFTLAPNESITVSVSAPLAKLGKTQPTVLLEGWNLPKQVISLTVK; encoded by the coding sequence ATGAAAAAAGCCTTTTATTCGGTTGCTTTTGCTTTAATAATCACCTCTTTTATACCTGCCTGTCTATTTGCGCAAAGCGTAAGTGTTAAGCAAGTCAAACTTACAAATTTTGATTTGCAATCGTCATCCCAGGTAAATGCTTCAGGAGAGGAGTTGTCCGGAAGCAATTATCAGTACAAGGGTTATTGGTTCCCTGTTAAAGTACCCTCAACAGTGCTTACCGGCCTGGTTGCCAATCATATTTATCCTGATCCTTACCAGGGCCTTAATAATATGTTGATTCCGGATGCTTCTGATCAGTTTAACAAAGAATATAACCTGGAGCAGTACAGCTATTTGCCCAATGAACCCAATCCATGGAAAAAGCCGTATTGGTACCGGACCACTTTTAAAGTACCTGCGGGTGATAAAGGCCGTCACTTCCAGCTAATTTTTAAAGGAATAAATTATCGCGCAGCGGTTTGGGTAAATGGAAAACAAATAGCCGACTCCACCCAAATGGCAGGCATGTTTGCTGAATATAACCTGGATGTAACCAATGCAATAATAACGGGGGGCGAAAATGCCCTTGCAGTAAAAATTTACCCGCTTGACTATGCAGGCTATCCGGCAAAAGAACAATTGCAAGCCCTGGGCCCATTCTTTGAAAACGGGGGGCCAAGTGGTGATATCGGCAAAAACGTAACCATGTTGTGTTCGGTAGGGTGGGACTGGATCCCGCCGGTTCGTGATCGGAATATGGGGATCTGGCAGCCTGTTTACCTGCGCACGACTGGTGCGGTAACAATTGGTCGCCCCAAATTAGTTACTGAATTGCCAAATCTGCCAGATACAAGTGTAGCCAGGTTATCATTAAACTTATCACTTTTAAACCATAGTTCGGCTTTACAAAAAGGAAAATTAACGATCAGCATAAAACCGGAAAATTTTGCAGGATTACCCGTGCAGTTTACCCAAGACGAAACAGTGGCGGCAAACGGTGTATCAATAGTGGATTTGAATGCTGATAAAATCAGCCAGTTACTTATCCATCAGCCGCACCTGTGGTGGCCCAATGGCTATGGAAAGGCTAATTTGTACCGTATCCGCCTTCAATTTGCTGATGGTAATGGTATCGCTGACGATACATCGTTCGTTTTTGGTATCCGCACAGCCAGTTCCACCGCTACAAATGTCAGGGGTTTTGTGAGGCGCGATTTTTATGTTAACGGCAAAAAAGTACACTTGAATGGTGGCGCCTGGGTGCCTGATATGATGGTGAACCGCGATTCGGCGCGTTATGATTATGAAATGCACCTGTGCCGTAATGCCAATGTTAACCTGGTACGGATTTGGGGCGGGGGCGTAACACCGCCGGACGCGTTTTGGAATGCTGCCGACAAATATGGTGAGATGGTTTGGTCGGACTTTTGGGTTACCGGCGATACCCAGGGTGAGTTTAAAGGCTCGCCAGACTGGCCGCTTGAAGGAAATGTCTTTATAAAAAATGTGGTAAGCACTATTTATAGGATCCGCAACCACCCCAGCTTATTGGTGTGGACAGGCGGCAACGAAGGCCACGCCCGTAAAGAATTATACGATGCTATGCGTGATAATATTATAGCCCTGGATGGTACACGGCCTTTTATACCCAGTTCATCGGGCTATGCCAAATTGCCCGCCGGATGGAAAGGTTCGTACCCGGATGATATGCCATCGGGTGTTTACAGCGGTGGGCCCTACCAATGGGAAGATCCCAAAGTATATTATAAAAAGGCGGATTTTGGCGGCGACTGGGTATTTAAGGATGAAACAGGTATCCCCTCGCAACCCCCTTATACCACGCTCGCAAAAACTATTCCCGACCTGGTTTGGGATACCAAATTGCCATACCCTTTAAATAATAGCTGGGGCTACCATGACGCCTGTACCGGCGCGGCCCAATACGACAAATATTATAACGAAATGGTAAAACGTTACGGGCAGCCATCAACATTGGTCAACTTTTCTGACAAGATGCAGTTAATGAACTGGGTGGGTTACCAGGGTATTTTTGAAGCTGCCGGGCATAAACTGAATGAGACGGGCGGGGTAATGTTATGGAAATTAAATTCGGCCCTGCCAAGTGTGGTATGGCAGATATATGATTGGTACCTGGAACCGAATGCGGGTTATTATGCTATGCAAAACGCAGTTGAACCCTTACACATCCAGTTTAACCAGGATGATTCAACCGCGGCTGTTATCAACCGTTTGCACCACGCTACAGGTTTGTTGACCGCAAAAGCTGATATTTATGATATCAACAGCAGGCTGGTAAAAACATTTACCGTAAACCATATCGGCCTTGCAGAAGCAGGCACGCAGGAGGTGATCCCGTTAAAAGGTATTTTAAAAACTGCTAAGGGTGTAAGTTTTGTTGTGTTGAATTTAACGAATGCCGCTGGTAAAACAGTGTCGCACAATGTTTACTGGATGGCGCCCGGTGATGATTTGACCGGCTTTAACAGCCTGCAACCTGCGCAGGTGCAGGTAAAAGTAATAAAAGCCGAAAAGGGTACCGGCGAAAGCAAATGGACACTGCAATTTACCAACAATACAGATAAAATAGCGTTTTTTGTACGCCCTCAGCTGATGGAAAACGGAGAAGAAGTTATGCCAAGCTACTGGACAGGGAGTTATTTCACGCTGGCGCCCAATGAAAGCATTACGGTATCAGTAAGTGCGCCGCTTGCAAAATTAGGAAAAACGCAGCCAACTGTTTTATTAGAAGGATGGAACCTTCCGAAGCAGGTGATCTCTCTAACTGTTAAATAG
- a CDS encoding glycosyl hydrolase family 8, whose translation MNKIVLFSTLFLFVNHLQAQNFQRPFPQHNKYFTGSIKPDHISQTQLDNSVTGFYTQWKKRYIKTLPGNTESYVWFGGKDGKRCVSEGQGYGMVITALMAGFDPTAKTTYDNLYRYFKSYPDKRSKYLMAWAQYTNGKSADGTSATDGDMDIAYSLLLADKQWGSKGPINYLQSAKQMIAEIMKLDINHQTWSILLCDGIESESRDYFDTRSSDFMPSHFKAFARATHDNRWNKVIDKNYSLFSNLQNKYSPEAGLLPDFIVAINKNPRPASSHFLESPYDGYYNYNACRDPWRIGLDYLLSGDVRSKKMVTKINRWIRETTNNDTYNLAAGYTLAGTDIKTRNFEALSFIAPFAVSAAVDSKNQLWLNKVWDYMIAFKMKDFDYYDNTIKLMDMIIVSGNYWRAVD comes from the coding sequence ATGAATAAGATCGTATTATTTTCAACCTTATTTTTATTTGTTAATCACCTGCAGGCACAAAACTTTCAAAGGCCGTTCCCACAGCACAACAAATATTTTACTGGCAGTATAAAACCGGATCACATCTCTCAAACTCAATTGGATAATTCTGTAACAGGTTTTTATACGCAGTGGAAGAAACGTTATATAAAAACACTTCCCGGCAATACCGAAAGTTATGTTTGGTTCGGGGGCAAGGACGGCAAACGATGCGTATCGGAAGGGCAGGGATACGGGATGGTCATCACGGCATTAATGGCAGGCTTTGACCCTACGGCAAAAACCACTTATGATAACTTATACCGGTACTTTAAGTCGTATCCGGATAAAAGGAGTAAGTATTTAATGGCATGGGCGCAATATACCAATGGCAAAAGTGCAGATGGAACATCAGCCACCGACGGCGATATGGATATTGCCTACTCATTGTTGCTTGCCGATAAACAATGGGGCAGCAAGGGGCCAATTAATTACCTGCAGTCAGCCAAACAAATGATCGCTGAAATAATGAAGCTTGATATCAATCATCAAACCTGGTCGATCTTATTGTGTGATGGCATAGAATCAGAAAGCCGGGATTATTTTGATACGAGATCGTCTGACTTTATGCCATCACACTTTAAAGCATTTGCACGGGCTACGCATGATAACAGGTGGAATAAAGTGATTGATAAAAATTACAGTCTGTTTTCAAACCTTCAAAACAAATACAGCCCGGAGGCTGGTCTTTTACCCGATTTTATTGTAGCGATCAATAAAAACCCCAGGCCGGCATCTTCTCACTTCCTCGAATCGCCGTACGATGGCTACTATAATTATAATGCCTGCCGTGATCCATGGCGTATTGGTTTGGATTATCTTTTATCGGGAGATGTTCGTTCAAAAAAAATGGTGACCAAAATAAACCGCTGGATAAGGGAAACAACCAATAATGATACCTACAACCTGGCAGCAGGTTATACGCTGGCCGGCACTGATATCAAAACAAGGAATTTTGAAGCGCTTAGTTTTATAGCCCCTTTTGCCGTTTCTGCTGCTGTCGACTCAAAAAACCAGCTATGGTTAAACAAAGTTTGGGATTATATGATCGCTTTTAAAATGAAGGATTTTGACTATTACGATAATACGATCAAACTGATGGATATGATCATCGTTTCAGGGAATTATTGGCGTGCGGTTGATTGA
- a CDS encoding flavin monoamine oxidase family protein: protein MNKVDVLIAGAGATGLMAACKLTKAGRKVLLLEARDRCGGRIHTINPGGFLKDTELGAEFIHGDLPVTLSLLKEAGIAYHPAYGEMVHYKNGKFDNDGGFEGWDMLMQKLQTIDEDISINQFLDKEFAGDEFNELKLSVRQFAAGYDSADPDKASTFALRNEWLNDDEEAQYRVNGGYVKMVDYLEGKIRNAGGNIVLNSIVKEVYWEPGNVKATTDNGTVYEAGQLIIALPLGVLQADKDQFGAITFNPSIPVQMDVINHMGFGAIIKILLEFDEPFWTDKQTEALAGRSLENMSFLLSDEEIPTWWTQTPQQSPVITGWLGGPPAAAKKDVPDREILRQSLQSLSNIFKRNIEELKAKLVASRIVNWTHDPFTMGSYAYDTVNAAAFREILKQPVGNTLFFAGEYLYDGAAMGTVEAALTSGEEVAKKMIT from the coding sequence ATGAATAAGGTGGACGTTTTAATTGCCGGCGCGGGCGCCACGGGGCTTATGGCCGCCTGTAAGCTGACTAAAGCGGGCAGAAAGGTACTATTGCTGGAAGCCCGCGATCGTTGCGGGGGGCGTATTCACACTATTAACCCGGGCGGGTTTTTAAAGGATACAGAACTTGGCGCCGAATTTATCCATGGTGACCTGCCGGTAACGCTAAGTTTGTTGAAGGAGGCGGGAATAGCATACCATCCAGCCTATGGCGAAATGGTGCATTATAAAAACGGGAAATTTGATAATGATGGGGGTTTTGAAGGATGGGACATGTTGATGCAAAAACTCCAAACCATCGACGAAGATATTAGCATTAATCAATTTCTGGATAAAGAATTTGCCGGTGATGAGTTTAATGAACTAAAGCTGTCGGTACGCCAATTCGCGGCCGGGTATGATTCAGCAGACCCGGATAAGGCCAGCACTTTTGCATTGCGAAATGAATGGTTGAATGATGACGAAGAAGCACAGTACCGGGTTAATGGCGGTTATGTAAAAATGGTTGATTATTTGGAGGGCAAAATAAGAAATGCCGGAGGCAACATTGTTTTGAATTCGATTGTAAAGGAAGTTTATTGGGAACCCGGCAACGTAAAAGCAACTACGGATAATGGTACCGTTTACGAAGCAGGGCAACTAATTATCGCTTTGCCTTTAGGTGTTTTACAGGCTGATAAAGATCAATTTGGGGCGATAACTTTTAATCCATCCATCCCCGTACAAATGGACGTTATTAATCATATGGGCTTCGGCGCTATCATTAAAATTCTGCTTGAATTTGATGAGCCTTTTTGGACAGACAAACAAACGGAAGCGTTGGCAGGCAGGAGCCTGGAAAATATGAGTTTTTTATTATCCGATGAAGAGATCCCCACCTGGTGGACACAGACACCTCAACAAAGCCCGGTAATAACCGGCTGGTTAGGTGGCCCGCCAGCTGCGGCTAAGAAAGATGTTCCGGATAGGGAAATTTTACGACAATCGTTGCAATCGTTAAGCAATATATTTAAAAGGAACATCGAAGAACTAAAAGCAAAGCTGGTTGCATCCCGCATTGTAAACTGGACCCATGATCCGTTTACGATGGGGTCTTACGCCTATGATACCGTTAATGCTGCAGCTTTTCGCGAAATATTGAAGCAGCCTGTCGGTAATACGCTTTTTTTTGCAGGTGAATATCTATATGATGGCGCTGCAATGGGAACGGTGGAAGCGGCATTAACGAGCGGGGAGGAAGTGGCGAAAAAGATGATCACATGA
- a CDS encoding aldehyde dehydrogenase family protein — protein sequence METLLETERLVARPSFKDHYDNFIGGEWKSPVKGEYFDSISPIDGQAFTKVPRSGKEDIELALDAAHKAFATWSNSSPTERSNVLLKIAQVMEDNLNYLAAIETIDNGKPIRETMAADLPLAIDHFRYYAGVIRSEESTVTELDANTVSLNINEPLGVVGQIIPWNFPLLMAAWKMAPAIAAGCTVVMKPAEQTPVGILILMDLIKEVIPAGVVNIVTGFGLEAGKPLASSPRVAKVAFTGETTTGRLIMQYASENLNPVTMELGGKSPNIFMPSIMDADDEFFDKCLEGSAMFALNQGEVCTCPSRMLIHESIYDRFIERVIERVEKIKMGHPLNPETMMGAQASQDQYEKILSYIEIGKEEGAEVLTGGGAKYLDGSGLSEGYYIQPTLLKGHNKMRVFQEEIFGPVVCVTTFKTTEEAIEIANDSLYGLGAGLWTRDAHELYQIPRAIQAGRVWVNCYHAYPAHAPFGGYKKSGFGRETHKMMLNHYRQNKNMLISYDKKKLGFF from the coding sequence ATGGAAACACTTTTGGAAACCGAAAGGCTGGTTGCGCGCCCTTCGTTTAAAGATCATTATGACAATTTTATTGGGGGCGAATGGAAATCGCCGGTAAAAGGCGAGTATTTTGACAGCATTTCGCCTATCGACGGGCAGGCTTTCACTAAAGTGCCCCGTTCCGGCAAGGAAGATATTGAGCTTGCCCTGGATGCTGCACATAAAGCATTTGCCACCTGGTCGAATTCATCGCCCACAGAAAGGAGCAACGTATTATTGAAAATTGCACAGGTGATGGAGGATAATCTTAACTACCTGGCTGCAATAGAAACCATTGATAATGGTAAACCAATAAGGGAAACCATGGCAGCCGATCTGCCGTTGGCTATTGACCACTTCAGGTATTACGCAGGAGTGATAAGATCGGAGGAAAGTACCGTTACTGAACTCGACGCAAATACCGTCTCTCTTAACATCAACGAGCCACTCGGCGTCGTCGGGCAGATTATCCCCTGGAACTTTCCATTGTTGATGGCGGCCTGGAAAATGGCTCCTGCCATTGCAGCAGGTTGTACCGTGGTGATGAAACCAGCCGAACAAACACCGGTTGGCATATTGATCCTGATGGATTTGATTAAAGAGGTGATCCCTGCGGGCGTTGTAAATATTGTTACTGGCTTTGGCCTGGAAGCGGGCAAACCCCTGGCAAGCTCTCCAAGGGTAGCAAAAGTTGCCTTCACCGGTGAAACCACCACTGGCAGACTGATTATGCAATATGCATCAGAAAACCTTAACCCGGTTACAATGGAACTGGGCGGCAAATCGCCGAATATATTTATGCCGAGTATTATGGACGCGGATGACGAGTTTTTTGACAAGTGTTTGGAAGGATCGGCTATGTTTGCCCTTAACCAGGGAGAAGTATGTACCTGCCCTTCGCGCATGCTAATTCATGAATCTATCTATGATCGTTTTATCGAACGCGTAATTGAGCGTGTGGAGAAGATCAAAATGGGGCATCCGCTTAACCCTGAAACCATGATGGGCGCACAGGCCTCGCAGGATCAGTACGAAAAAATCCTTTCCTATATCGAAATAGGCAAAGAAGAAGGCGCGGAAGTATTAACAGGCGGCGGTGCAAAATATCTTGACGGCTCGGGCCTGAGCGAAGGTTATTATATCCAGCCAACGCTGTTGAAAGGCCATAACAAAATGCGTGTTTTCCAGGAAGAAATTTTTGGCCCGGTTGTTTGCGTTACAACTTTTAAAACTACCGAAGAGGCTATTGAGATCGCTAATGATTCGCTTTACGGGCTTGGAGCAGGTTTGTGGACAAGGGATGCACACGAGTTGTATCAAATTCCACGTGCCATACAGGCCGGTCGTGTTTGGGTAAATTGCTACCATGCTTATCCTGCGCATGCACCATTTGGCGGGTATAAAAAATCAGGTTTTGGTCGCGAAACTCATAAAATGATGCTGAACCATTACCGCCAGAATAAAAATATGCTTATTTCATACGACAAGAAAAAGTTAGGATTTTTTTAA